One genomic region from Jilunia laotingensis encodes:
- the lon gene encoding endopeptidase La, with amino-acid sequence MKEKYLMEDSDDNAFSLITDFEGNDEEMLEVKTQSGDILPVLPLRNMVLFPGVFMPVSVGRKSSLKLIREAEKKKKNIAVVCQKIAQTDEPTFEDLHTIGTIAKIVRVLEMPDQTTTVILQGFKRIELKNIIETSPYLKGEVEVKNEDIPAKDDKEFQALVESCKDLTIRFIKSSDSLHQDSAFAIKNINNHMFLVDFMCTNIPLKKDEKIELLRFDSLRERAYRLLEILNREVQLAEIKASIQMRAREDIDQQQREYFLQQQIKTIQDELGGGGQEQEIEEMRNKSLKMKWGEEVQELFLKELAKLERTHPQSPDYSVQLNYLQTMLSLPWGVYTTDNLNLKSAEKTLNKDHYGLEKVKERILEHLAVLKLKGDMKSPIICLYGPPGVGKTSLGKSIAAALKRKYMRMSLGGVHDEAEIRGHRKTYIGAMPGRIIKSLIKAGSSNPVFILDEIDKVSADRQGDPSSALLEVLDPEQNTTFHDNFLDVDYDLSKIMFIATANNLNTIPEPLLDRMELIEVSGYITEEKIEIARKHLVPKELEANGMKKTDIKIPKETIEAIIESYTRESGVRELEKKIDKILRKSARQYATDGYFLKTEIKPTDLYDFLGAPEYTRDKYQGNEYAGVVTGLAWTAVGGEILFVETSLSRGKGGRLTLTGNLGDVMKESAMLALEYIKAHVSLLKLDEEIFDNWNIHVHVPEGAIPKDGPSAGITMATSLASALTQRKVKANLAMTGEITLRGKVLPVGGIKEKILAAKRAGIKEIILSVENKKNIDEIQDIYLKGLTFHYVSDVKEVFAIALTDEKVADAIDLSVKKNSQE; translated from the coding sequence ATGAAAGAAAAATATTTAATGGAAGATTCTGATGATAACGCATTCTCTCTGATTACTGATTTTGAAGGAAATGATGAAGAGATGCTAGAAGTAAAGACCCAATCAGGAGATATTCTTCCAGTTCTACCTCTTCGTAATATGGTACTATTTCCGGGAGTGTTCATGCCGGTATCAGTAGGAAGAAAATCATCTCTAAAATTAATTCGGGAAGCTGAAAAGAAAAAGAAGAATATCGCTGTTGTCTGCCAAAAAATAGCGCAGACGGACGAACCGACATTTGAAGATTTGCATACAATAGGTACAATTGCGAAAATAGTACGTGTATTGGAGATGCCGGATCAGACCACCACAGTTATTCTTCAGGGATTTAAACGTATTGAATTAAAGAATATCATAGAAACTTCCCCTTATTTAAAGGGAGAAGTAGAGGTGAAAAACGAAGATATTCCTGCTAAAGATGATAAAGAGTTTCAAGCATTAGTTGAATCTTGCAAAGATTTAACAATACGTTTTATAAAATCATCCGACTCTCTGCATCAAGATTCTGCATTTGCAATCAAGAACATCAACAACCATATGTTTCTTGTTGATTTTATGTGTACTAATATTCCATTGAAGAAGGATGAAAAAATAGAATTGTTGCGTTTTGATTCTTTGAGGGAACGTGCTTATCGTTTACTTGAGATTCTTAATAGGGAGGTTCAACTTGCGGAAATAAAAGCATCCATTCAAATGCGGGCTCGAGAAGATATCGATCAACAACAGCGGGAATATTTTTTGCAACAACAGATAAAAACCATTCAGGATGAATTAGGTGGTGGCGGCCAGGAGCAGGAAATAGAGGAGATGCGCAATAAATCATTAAAAATGAAATGGGGAGAAGAAGTACAGGAACTTTTCCTTAAAGAATTGGCTAAATTAGAGCGTACCCATCCGCAATCTCCTGACTATAGCGTTCAGTTGAACTATCTGCAAACTATGTTGAGTTTGCCATGGGGAGTTTACACCACAGATAATCTGAATTTAAAAAGCGCAGAAAAGACATTGAATAAAGATCATTATGGTCTAGAGAAGGTTAAAGAGCGCATTTTGGAACATTTGGCGGTGTTGAAGCTGAAAGGCGATATGAAATCTCCGATTATATGTTTGTACGGCCCCCCCGGGGTGGGTAAAACTTCTTTAGGGAAATCGATAGCAGCCGCTTTGAAAAGAAAATATATGCGTATGTCTTTAGGTGGCGTTCACGATGAAGCGGAAATACGTGGACATCGTAAAACTTACATTGGTGCAATGCCCGGACGTATTATCAAGAGTTTGATTAAAGCTGGCTCTTCTAATCCGGTATTTATACTGGATGAGATTGATAAAGTTAGTGCTGATCGTCAGGGAGATCCTTCGTCTGCTCTTCTAGAAGTTCTTGATCCCGAACAGAATACAACATTTCATGATAATTTCTTGGATGTTGATTATGATCTTTCTAAAATAATGTTCATTGCTACGGCCAATAATCTTAATACGATTCCAGAACCATTATTGGATCGTATGGAGCTAATTGAAGTTAGTGGATACATTACTGAAGAAAAAATAGAAATAGCCCGTAAACATTTAGTTCCTAAAGAACTGGAAGCAAACGGTATGAAGAAGACCGATATTAAGATTCCAAAAGAGACAATAGAAGCTATAATCGAATCGTATACTCGTGAAAGCGGAGTACGTGAACTGGAAAAGAAAATAGATAAAATACTTCGTAAATCTGCGCGTCAATATGCTACGGATGGTTATTTCTTAAAAACAGAGATCAAGCCTACCGATCTTTATGACTTCTTGGGTGCCCCGGAATATACCCGTGATAAATATCAGGGAAATGAATATGCCGGAGTTGTTACAGGATTGGCATGGACTGCAGTTGGAGGTGAAATTTTATTTGTCGAAACTAGCTTGAGCCGTGGGAAAGGTGGTCGATTGACTCTGACAGGTAACTTGGGTGATGTAATGAAAGAATCTGCCATGTTGGCGCTTGAGTATATTAAAGCACATGTTTCGTTATTAAAATTGGATGAAGAAATCTTTGATAACTGGAATATTCATGTTCATGTACCCGAAGGTGCTATTCCGAAAGATGGCCCTTCTGCTGGAATTACTATGGCGACTTCTTTAGCTTCTGCTTTGACACAACGAAAAGTGAAGGCAAATCTTGCCATGACTGGTGAGATTACATTACGTGGAAAAGTACTACCAGTCGGTGGAATTAAAGAAAAGATATTGGCGGCTAAACGAGCTGGTATCAAGGAAATCATTTTGAGTGTAGAAAATAAAAAGAATATAGATGAAATTCAGGATATTTATTTAAAAGGATTGACATTTCATTATGTGTCTGATGTGAAAGAAGTATTTGCTATCGCTCTGACAGATGAAAAAGTAGCCGATGCAATAGATTTATCCGTAAAGAAAAATAGCCAGGAATGA
- the tgt gene encoding tRNA guanosine(34) transglycosylase Tgt: MTFDLQYTDAKSNARAGLIFTGHGQIQTPIFMPVGTLGTVKGVHLTELKEDIEAQIILGNTYHLYLRPGLDVIEKAGGLHKFNGFDRPMLTDSGGFQVFSLAGIRKLREEGAEFRSHIDGSKHIFTPEKVMDIERTIGADIMMAFDECPPGDSDYDYAKKSLGLTHRWLDRCIKRFNETEPKYGYQQSLFPIVQGCVYTDLRKQSAEFVASKEADGNAIGGLAVGEPVDKMYEMIEVVNEILPQDKPRYLMGVGTPVNILEGIERGVDMFDCVMPTRNGRNGMLFTKDGIINMRNKKWEMDFSPIEVDGASVVDTLYSKAYLRHLFHAQELLAMQIASIHNLAFYLWLVGEARKHIIAGDFSIWKPQMVKRVSTRL, encoded by the coding sequence ATGACATTCGATTTACAATATACAGATGCTAAAAGTAATGCCCGTGCCGGTCTGATCTTTACAGGCCACGGGCAGATACAGACACCGATTTTTATGCCGGTAGGAACACTTGGAACTGTAAAGGGGGTACATCTTACTGAATTGAAAGAGGATATTGAGGCTCAGATCATACTTGGTAATACATATCATTTATATCTTCGTCCAGGTCTGGATGTTATTGAAAAAGCCGGAGGGTTGCATAAATTTAATGGATTTGATCGTCCGATGTTGACTGATAGTGGTGGCTTTCAAGTCTTTTCTTTGGCTGGAATACGTAAACTGAGGGAAGAAGGGGCTGAATTTCGTTCACATATCGATGGAAGCAAACATATATTTACTCCGGAAAAAGTGATGGATATCGAACGTACCATCGGAGCTGACATTATGATGGCTTTTGATGAATGCCCGCCTGGAGATTCAGATTATGACTATGCCAAAAAGTCATTAGGACTGACACACCGATGGCTGGATAGATGTATTAAGCGTTTCAATGAAACTGAACCCAAATATGGCTATCAGCAATCTCTTTTTCCAATTGTTCAAGGATGCGTCTATACGGATCTTCGTAAACAATCTGCTGAATTTGTAGCTTCAAAAGAAGCGGATGGGAACGCCATTGGTGGTTTGGCTGTAGGTGAACCTGTCGATAAAATGTATGAAATGATTGAAGTTGTTAATGAAATACTACCTCAAGATAAACCTCGTTATTTGATGGGGGTCGGTACACCTGTTAACATTTTGGAAGGCATCGAACGCGGTGTTGATATGTTTGATTGTGTGATGCCAACTCGTAATGGACGGAATGGTATGCTTTTTACTAAAGATGGCATTATAAATATGCGTAATAAGAAATGGGAAATGGACTTCTCTCCTATTGAAGTTGATGGTGCTTCAGTGGTAGATACGCTTTATAGCAAAGCATATTTACGTCATTTATTCCATGCCCAAGAACTCTTAGCTATGCAGATTGCATCTATCCATAACTTGGCATTTTATTTATGGTTGGTAGGAGAAGCACGTAAACATATTATTGCCGGTGATTTTTCTATTTGGAAACCGCAAATGGTAAAAAGAGTGTCAACAAGACTATAA
- a CDS encoding LptF/LptG family permease translates to MRSNRFIKLLDWYIIKKFLGTYVFAIALIISIAVVFDFNEKMDKFMEREAPWSAIVFDYYMNFIPYFANLFSPLFVFIAVIFFTSKLAENSEIIAMFSTGMSFKRLMRPYMISAAVIAITTYTLGSYVIPKGSVTRLNFEDRYVKPKKKTSVRNVQLEVDSGVIAYIDNYRDYDKTGNRFSLDKFVDKKLVSHLTARKIVYDTTTVNKWTIHDYMIRELDGLKERIIKGERIDSIINMDPSDFLIMKNQQEMLTSPELSEYIDKQRRRGFANIKEFEIEYHKRIAMSFASFILTVIGLSLSSRKTKGGMGLHLGIGLGLSFSYILFQTITSTFAVNGNVPPMIAVWIPNILYTFIAFYLYKKAPK, encoded by the coding sequence ATGAGAAGTAACCGATTTATCAAACTGCTCGACTGGTATATCATTAAGAAATTCTTGGGTACTTACGTCTTTGCTATCGCACTGATTATCTCAATTGCGGTGGTATTTGACTTCAATGAGAAAATGGATAAGTTTATGGAGCGTGAAGCCCCATGGTCTGCCATCGTCTTTGATTATTATATGAATTTCATTCCCTATTTTGCGAATTTATTCAGTCCATTATTCGTTTTTATTGCTGTTATCTTTTTTACATCAAAGTTGGCTGAAAATTCGGAGATTATTGCAATGTTCTCTACGGGGATGAGTTTTAAACGCTTGATGCGTCCCTATATGATTTCAGCTGCCGTAATTGCTATAACTACGTATACATTAGGATCCTATGTTATTCCAAAAGGTAGCGTTACTCGTCTTAATTTTGAAGATAGATATGTGAAGCCCAAAAAGAAAACTAGTGTACGTAATGTGCAGCTTGAGGTCGACAGTGGAGTTATTGCTTATATTGATAACTATCGGGATTATGATAAAACCGGGAATCGTTTTTCTTTAGATAAATTTGTCGATAAGAAATTGGTCTCTCATCTTACTGCACGGAAAATAGTGTATGATACTACTACTGTTAATAAATGGACTATTCATGATTATATGATACGTGAATTGGACGGATTGAAAGAGAGAATTATTAAAGGAGAACGGATAGATTCTATTATAAACATGGATCCCTCAGATTTTCTTATAATGAAGAATCAGCAGGAAATGCTTACTAGTCCGGAGCTAAGTGAATATATTGATAAACAGAGGCGACGTGGATTTGCAAATATTAAAGAATTTGAGATAGAATATCATAAACGTATAGCTATGTCTTTTGCTTCATTCATATTGACTGTAATAGGACTATCGCTTTCATCCAGAAAAACGAAAGGTGGCATGGGACTTCATCTAGGTATCGGATTGGGACTTAGCTTTTCGTATATTCTGTTCCAGACTATAACTTCTACCTTCGCTGTAAACGGAAATGTGCCACCGATGATAGCGGTTTGGATACCTAACATATTGTATACATTTATAGCATTCTATTTATACAAAAAAGCCCCAAAGTAA
- a CDS encoding peroxiredoxin family protein, translating to MKHVKWIFVVLLICSLTAFVEKDKPTGGLSVGDVAPDFKIESTSGVQHPLKLADFKGRYVLLSFWASYDAQSRMQNVSLNNILRGAQNLEMVSISFDEYHSIFEETIRKDQIVTPTCFVETKGEDSGLFKKYRLNRGFTNYLLDGNGVIIAKNISAADLSAYVNEIG from the coding sequence ATGAAACATGTAAAGTGGATTTTTGTTGTATTACTAATTTGTTCTTTGACAGCCTTCGTTGAAAAAGATAAACCGACTGGAGGCTTGAGTGTGGGAGATGTAGCTCCTGATTTTAAAATCGAATCTACATCAGGGGTACAACACCCTCTTAAGTTGGCTGATTTCAAAGGCCGATATGTGTTGTTAAGTTTTTGGGCAAGTTATGATGCGCAGTCTCGAATGCAAAATGTTAGTTTAAATAACATACTCCGCGGTGCCCAAAATTTGGAAATGGTTTCCATATCGTTTGATGAATATCATTCGATTTTTGAAGAAACTATTCGTAAGGATCAAATAGTTACGCCTACATGTTTCGTGGAAACCAAAGGCGAAGATTCCGGTTTATTTAAGAAATACCGTTTGAACCGTGGATTCACTAACTATTTATTAGATGGAAATGGTGTTATTATTGCCAAAAACATCTCTGCTGCAGATCTTTCTGCCTATGTAAATGAAATCGGATAA
- the serB gene encoding phosphoserine phosphatase SerB encodes MQLSNTELILIRITGEDRPGLTASVTEILAKYDATILDIGQADIHNTLSLGILCMTEEQHSGFIMKELLFKASSLGVTIRFYPITAEEYESWVKMQGKNRYILTLLGRKLSAKQIAATTGILAEQGMNIDAIKRLTGRIPLNECEARTRACIEFSVRGTPKDRIIMQEHLMKLASELEMDFSFQLDNMYRRMRRLICFDMDSTLIETEVIDELAIRAGVGDQVKEITERAMRGEIDFTESFKERVALLKGLDESVMQEIAENLPITEGVDRLMYVLKKYGYKIAILSGGFTYFGKYLQQKYGIDYVYANELEIVDGKLTGRYLGDVVDGKRKAELLRLIAQVEKVDIAQTIAVGDGANDLPMLGIAGLGIAFHAKPKVVANAKQSINTIGLDGVLYFLGFKDSYLNM; translated from the coding sequence ATGCAACTATCGAATACTGAACTCATACTTATACGTATAACGGGCGAAGATCGTCCGGGATTAACGGCATCTGTAACTGAGATATTGGCTAAATATGACGCTACTATTTTAGATATCGGGCAAGCGGATATTCATAATACATTATCACTTGGAATCCTTTGCATGACCGAAGAGCAACATTCCGGATTTATAATGAAAGAGTTACTATTCAAGGCTTCATCTTTAGGAGTTACTATTCGCTTTTATCCCATAACGGCCGAAGAATATGAAAGTTGGGTTAAGATGCAAGGTAAGAATCGCTATATTCTTACTTTGTTAGGCCGTAAGCTTTCTGCAAAGCAAATTGCCGCAACAACAGGTATCCTTGCTGAACAGGGTATGAATATTGATGCAATTAAACGTTTGACGGGGCGGATTCCATTAAATGAATGTGAAGCTCGTACACGTGCTTGTATTGAGTTTTCAGTACGTGGCACTCCAAAAGACCGCATTATTATGCAAGAGCATTTGATGAAGTTGGCGAGTGAACTTGAAATGGATTTCTCTTTCCAACTTGATAATATGTATCGCCGAATGCGTCGATTGATCTGTTTCGACATGGATTCAACATTAATTGAAACCGAAGTTATCGATGAACTGGCTATACGTGCAGGTGTGGGCGATCAGGTGAAAGAAATTACAGAACGCGCTATGCGGGGTGAAATTGATTTTACAGAGAGTTTTAAAGAACGAGTTGCTTTACTTAAGGGACTAGATGAATCTGTAATGCAAGAAATCGCGGAAAATCTTCCTATTACTGAAGGAGTGGATCGTTTAATGTATGTATTGAAAAAGTACGGTTACAAAATAGCCATTTTAAGTGGGGGCTTTACCTATTTCGGAAAATACCTTCAGCAGAAGTATGGCATAGATTATGTATATGCGAATGAATTGGAGATTGTGGATGGAAAGTTAACCGGACGTTATTTGGGGGATGTGGTTGACGGTAAACGGAAAGCTGAACTTTTACGTTTGATAGCACAAGTTGAGAAAGTAGATATCGCACAAACCATTGCTGTAGGTGATGGTGCCAATGATCTCCCGATGTTGGGTATCGCAGGTTTGGGAATTGCATTTCATGCCAAACCAAAAGTCGTGGCCAATGCCAAACAATCGATAAATACCATAGGCTTAGATGGTGTACTTTATTTTCTTGGTTTTAAAGATTCCTATTTGAATATGTAG
- a CDS encoding DEAD/DEAH box helicase, whose product MKFSELKLNDRVLEALDAMRFDECTPIQEQAIPVILEGRDLIAVAQTGTGKTAAFLLPILNKLSEGNHPEDSINCVIMSPTRELAQQIDQQMEGFSYFMPISNVAVYGGNDGILFEQQKKGLTLGADVVIATPGRLIAHLSLGYVDLSKVSYFILDEADRMLDMGFYDDIMQIVKYLPKERQTIMFSATMPAKIQQLAKTILNDPAEVKLAVSKPAEKIIQAAYMCYENQKLGIVRSLFAEEVPERVIIFASSKIKVKEVAKALKMMKLNVGEMHSDLDQAQREFIMHEFKSGRINILVATDIVSRGIDIDDIRLVINFDVPHDSEDYVHRIGRTARANNDGVAITFVSEKDQTNFKNIEKFLERSIYKIPVPSELGESPVYNPRVRGNGNNKKSWGSRKHSSNNSRNSKQK is encoded by the coding sequence ATGAAGTTTTCCGAATTGAAATTAAACGACCGTGTACTTGAAGCACTTGATGCAATGCGGTTTGATGAATGTACGCCAATACAGGAGCAAGCTATTCCTGTCATACTTGAGGGCAGGGATTTAATTGCCGTAGCCCAAACCGGGACTGGAAAGACTGCGGCATTTTTATTACCTATATTGAATAAACTCTCAGAGGGAAACCATCCGGAAGATTCTATCAATTGTGTGATTATGTCTCCTACCCGAGAATTAGCTCAACAAATAGATCAGCAGATGGAAGGCTTTTCTTATTTTATGCCGATATCAAACGTAGCAGTATATGGAGGAAATGATGGAATACTTTTTGAGCAACAAAAAAAAGGTCTCACACTTGGAGCGGATGTGGTAATTGCTACGCCTGGCCGTTTAATAGCTCATCTTAGCTTGGGATATGTTGATCTTTCCAAAGTTTCATATTTTATTTTGGATGAAGCAGACCGTATGCTTGATATGGGATTTTACGATGATATTATGCAAATTGTGAAATACCTTCCTAAAGAACGTCAGACTATCATGTTCTCTGCAACGATGCCTGCAAAAATACAACAACTAGCCAAAACGATTCTGAATGATCCAGCTGAAGTAAAATTAGCCGTTTCTAAACCTGCTGAAAAAATTATTCAGGCTGCATATATGTGTTATGAAAATCAGAAATTGGGAATTGTACGTAGTTTATTTGCTGAGGAAGTTCCTGAACGAGTAATCATTTTCGCTTCATCTAAAATTAAAGTCAAAGAAGTTGCTAAAGCTCTGAAAATGATGAAACTTAACGTGGGTGAAATGCATTCGGATCTTGATCAGGCACAGCGGGAATTTATCATGCATGAATTTAAATCCGGGAGAATTAATATATTGGTAGCAACCGATATTGTATCTCGGGGAATTGATATTGATGATATTCGGTTGGTTATTAATTTTGATGTGCCACATGATAGTGAAGATTATGTTCATCGTATTGGACGTACTGCAAGAGCTAATAATGATGGGGTAGCTATTACCTTTGTCAGTGAAAAAGATCAAACGAATTTCAAGAATATAGAAAAATTCTTAGAAAGAAGTATTTATAAGATACCGGTTCCTTCTGAGCTAGGTGAATCTCCTGTATATAATCCTCGGGTAAGAGGTAATGGTAATAATAAGAAGTCCTGGGGATCTCGTAAACATTCATCAAATAACAGCCGGAACTCAAAACAAAAATAG
- a CDS encoding DUF4738 domain-containing protein, with translation MIRYITIVLLIFLLAACNNAQKQNISGQSEDLTAKELLQGIWLDDESDNPLMLIKGDTIYYTDTQSAPVYFKILKDTFYTYGNELTRYLIDRQTEYSFSFHSISDNIVKLHKSEDPNDSLAFSVKSAEVIPIYTDVTKKDSVITHNGNRYRAYVYINPSKIKVIKTTYSEDGMSMDNIYYDNIMHICIYEGRTCLYASDITRQNFEKIISPDFLQQSILSDMDFKEIDNQGFHYQATICIPESSVCNIINLLVTFDGKLIIDPMK, from the coding sequence ATGATCAGATATATCACAATTGTATTATTGATATTTTTGCTTGCAGCGTGTAACAATGCTCAAAAGCAAAATATTTCCGGACAGAGCGAAGACCTTACAGCAAAAGAGTTATTGCAAGGAATTTGGTTGGATGATGAAAGTGACAATCCCTTAATGCTCATAAAAGGAGATACCATATATTATACTGATACACAAAGTGCCCCGGTTTATTTTAAAATATTGAAAGATACTTTTTATACATATGGTAATGAATTGACACGATATTTGATAGACCGACAAACAGAATATTCTTTTTCATTTCATTCTATTTCCGATAATATCGTAAAACTTCATAAATCAGAAGATCCGAATGATTCATTGGCTTTTTCAGTAAAATCTGCTGAAGTAATTCCCATCTATACTGATGTTACTAAAAAGGATAGTGTAATAACACATAATGGAAACCGCTATAGGGCATATGTATATATAAACCCGTCCAAAATAAAGGTGATAAAAACAACCTATTCAGAAGACGGAATGAGTATGGACAATATCTATTATGATAATATTATGCATATTTGTATATATGAAGGGCGTACTTGCTTGTATGCAAGTGATATAACGAGACAAAATTTTGAGAAAATAATTTCTCCTGATTTTCTTCAACAATCTATTTTATCTGATATGGATTTCAAAGAGATTGACAACCAAGGATTCCATTATCAGGCTACAATATGCATTCCAGAAAGTTCTGTATGTAATATTATAAATCTCTTGGTTACATTTGATGGAAAACTGATTATTGATCCAATGAAATAA
- a CDS encoding UDP-glucose dehydrogenase family protein codes for MKIAIVGTGYVGLVTGTCFAEIGVDVTCVDTNINKIEALKKGIIPIYEPGLEEMVLRNAKSDRLKFTTSLESCLNDVEVIFSAVGTPPDEDGSADLSYVLEVARTIGRYMNKYKLVVTKSTVPVGTAQKVRKAIQDELDKRKVNIEFDVASNPEFLKEGNAISDFMSPDRVVVGVESVRAEKIMSKLYKPFLLNNFRVIFMDIPSAEMTKYAANSMLATRISFMNDIANLCELVGADVNMVRSGIGSDTRIGRKFLYPGIGYGGSCFPKDVKALIKTAEQNGYKMRVLKAVEEVNEIQKSILFEKLLKQFDGNLKGKTIALWGLAFKPETDDMREAPSLVLIDKLIKAGCSIRAYDPAAMEECKRRVGDNTIYFARDMYDAVLDADALLLVTEWKEFRLPSWAVIKKTMLQKIVLDGRNIYDRKEMEEQGFIYHYIGK; via the coding sequence ATGAAAATAGCAATTGTTGGTACTGGATATGTAGGTTTAGTTACAGGAACTTGTTTCGCTGAAATAGGAGTAGATGTTACTTGTGTTGATACAAATATCAATAAAATAGAGGCATTAAAAAAAGGTATTATTCCCATTTACGAACCAGGATTGGAAGAAATGGTTCTTCGAAATGCAAAATCTGACCGTTTAAAATTTACCACTTCTTTGGAGAGTTGTCTGAATGACGTTGAAGTTATTTTTAGTGCTGTAGGTACCCCTCCTGACGAAGACGGAAGTGCAGATTTGAGTTATGTACTTGAAGTAGCTCGTACCATTGGACGCTATATGAACAAATATAAACTGGTAGTAACCAAGAGTACTGTGCCGGTAGGAACTGCCCAAAAAGTACGCAAAGCAATTCAAGACGAACTGGATAAAAGGAAAGTTAATATTGAATTCGATGTGGCCTCCAATCCGGAATTCTTGAAAGAAGGAAATGCCATCAGTGATTTTATGAGTCCGGATCGTGTAGTTGTAGGGGTTGAATCCGTACGCGCTGAAAAGATCATGTCAAAGCTTTACAAACCTTTCTTATTGAACAATTTTCGAGTAATTTTCATGGATATTCCATCTGCTGAAATGACTAAATATGCAGCCAATTCAATGCTGGCAACTCGGATTAGTTTCATGAACGACATAGCCAATCTTTGCGAATTAGTAGGGGCAGATGTAAACATGGTTCGTAGTGGAATAGGCTCAGATACACGTATTGGACGTAAATTTCTTTATCCAGGTATAGGATACGGTGGTTCTTGCTTTCCAAAGGACGTAAAGGCTCTAATAAAAACAGCCGAACAAAACGGATATAAAATGCGTGTTTTGAAAGCCGTAGAAGAGGTAAATGAGATACAAAAAAGTATTTTATTTGAGAAACTCTTAAAACAGTTTGACGGAAATTTAAAAGGTAAAACAATAGCTCTTTGGGGGCTTGCCTTCAAACCAGAAACTGATGATATGCGAGAAGCTCCATCTTTGGTATTGATAGATAAACTTATAAAAGCAGGTTGTAGTATACGAGCATATGATCCAGCAGCTATGGAAGAATGTAAAAGAAGAGTAGGGGATAATACTATCTATTTTGCACGAGATATGTACGATGCTGTACTTGATGCGGATGCTTTATTGTTAGTAACAGAATGGAAAGAATTCCGTTTGCCTTCATGGGCAGTAATCAAAAAAACAATGTTACAGAAGATAGTTTTGGATGGTAGAAATATCTATGATAGAAAAGAAATGGAAGAACAAGGATTCATATATCATTATATTGGTAAATGA
- the rfbC gene encoding dTDP-4-dehydrorhamnose 3,5-epimerase: MNYIQTEIDGVWLIEPEVFSDNRGYFMEAFKKQEFETHIGKVNFIQDNESKSSFGVLRGLHYQRGEYSQAKLVRVIMGEVLDVAVDLRQTSPTFGKHVSVVLSDKNKKQFFIPRGFAHGFLVLSNEAIFTYKVDNIYKPDSESTILYSDDFLKIDWSIAENLLILSEKDKHAKSFNEAEYYI, translated from the coding sequence ATGAACTATATACAGACCGAAATTGATGGTGTTTGGCTCATAGAACCAGAAGTCTTTTCTGATAATAGAGGTTATTTCATGGAAGCTTTTAAAAAGCAGGAGTTTGAAACACATATCGGAAAAGTAAATTTTATCCAAGACAATGAATCAAAATCTTCTTTTGGGGTATTACGGGGATTACACTATCAAAGAGGAGAATATAGTCAAGCCAAATTAGTAAGAGTGATTATGGGGGAAGTATTAGATGTTGCAGTGGATTTGCGTCAAACATCACCAACCTTTGGTAAACACGTAAGTGTAGTACTTTCTGATAAAAACAAAAAGCAATTTTTTATTCCGAGAGGATTCGCTCATGGTTTTTTAGTATTGAGCAATGAAGCGATTTTCACTTACAAAGTAGATAATATATATAAACCTGATTCTGAATCAACTATATTATATTCTGACGATTTCTTAAAGATAGATTGGTCAATTGCAGAGAATCTATTAATTTTATCTGAAAAAGATAAGCATGCTAAATCCTTTAATGAAGCAGAATATTATATATAA